The proteins below are encoded in one region of Fibrella aestuarina BUZ 2:
- a CDS encoding HNH endonuclease — protein sequence MADRMLNFYIHAFSNLNVGGGKLNEKAPHKPILLLTVVQAYETGLLTDNQIPITPELTSLFKSNWNRIVTSGHTLGFALPFFHLKNEKGSWWELVANPGCELWVQYGRLTSFGNLSVAVAQAQIDPNLAQLLMDETTRQVLRGTLLDTYFPGQSVVHMALPAEEIDGLTREMVDESPTEYRARLKDLKTRLDPETYQIEIYTRDTVFRREVVRLYDDTCCVTGVRVSAPYSFSMVDACHIMPFAKTFNNHPTNGIALCPNLHRAFDKGAISVDEHYRVIVSDTFVENESSLYSLKSLAGTSINLPGDARYQPDLAAFAWHRTHVFRS from the coding sequence ATGGCTGATAGGATGCTGAATTTTTACATACATGCTTTTTCAAACCTGAACGTAGGCGGCGGAAAGTTGAATGAGAAAGCCCCACATAAGCCTATACTGCTGCTGACGGTTGTTCAGGCTTACGAAACAGGGCTGCTGACGGATAACCAGATACCGATTACGCCTGAGCTAACTAGCTTGTTTAAGTCGAACTGGAACCGGATCGTGACAAGCGGGCACACATTAGGCTTTGCGTTGCCGTTTTTCCACCTGAAAAATGAGAAAGGCAGTTGGTGGGAACTGGTCGCGAATCCGGGTTGCGAACTGTGGGTACAATATGGCCGACTTACGTCTTTTGGCAATCTAAGCGTGGCAGTTGCTCAGGCGCAGATTGATCCCAATCTGGCTCAACTCCTGATGGATGAAACTACGCGACAGGTCCTGCGAGGTACGTTGCTGGATACTTATTTTCCCGGTCAGTCGGTCGTGCACATGGCTTTGCCTGCTGAAGAAATAGACGGATTGACACGCGAGATGGTTGACGAATCGCCGACCGAATACCGCGCCCGGCTAAAAGACTTAAAAACGCGGCTCGATCCCGAAACGTACCAGATCGAAATCTATACCCGCGACACCGTTTTTCGGCGCGAGGTTGTCCGGCTTTACGACGACACCTGCTGCGTGACAGGCGTGCGTGTCTCGGCCCCGTACTCGTTCTCGATGGTCGACGCCTGCCATATCATGCCATTTGCAAAAACGTTCAATAATCATCCGACCAACGGCATTGCGCTCTGCCCGAATCTGCACCGGGCGTTTGACAAGGGAGCTATTTCGGTCGATGAGCACTACCGGGTGATCGTATCAGATACGTTCGTAGAAAACGAAAGCAGTCTGTACAGCTTGAAATCATTGGCCGGTACGTCGATCA